In Silene latifolia isolate original U9 population chromosome 3, ASM4854445v1, whole genome shotgun sequence, a single window of DNA contains:
- the LOC141647580 gene encoding uncharacterized protein LOC141647580 gives MREEIKSKLGFATIIIFINSITIIQGSIHEYSNEKFIPQANAFFFHGGSEGLYASKLPDHSNSSSSSETSYKGRSFIRFESVTFKRTKESADKQNDMQQLTSAVEAIIVEVKDRERIGGGYLKTNAICCNKTLASERHCKIGEVIIQRNPDNPDWPKRIKIFFEGNDEEAKMDLQSVEISSTGMYYLYFMYCDPTLTGTTISGRTVWKNPDGYLPGKMTPLMTFYGFMSLAYLVLGLGWLLRFVQFWKDVIQLHYHITTLIALGMLEMAFWYFDYSNLNSTGVRPMGVTMWAVTFTAVKKTLSRLLLLVVSMGYGVVKPTLGAITSKVLLYGSVYFLASEALELYEHLGNINDFSGKTKLVLVLPVVFLDTCSILWIFSALSNTLEKLQMRRSVAKLELYRKFTNSLAIFVVLSIAWIGYELYFNATDPLSELWRIAWIIPAFWAMLAYSLLVIICILWAPSRNPTRYAYLEDGGDDLDEEGISLTTSVVKAGGDMTSKLERKDRKGSSTTDLVFLGIRDDIEEDKRE, from the exons ATGAGGGAAGAAATTAAATCAAAGCTAGGGTTTGCGacaatcatcatcttcatcaattcgaTCACGATAATCCAAGGATCAATTCACGAGTATAGCAACGAAAAATTCATCCCACAAGCAAATGCATTCTTCTTCCATGGCGGTAGCGAAGGTCTCTACGCTTCTAAACTCCCCGATCACTCCAACTCTTCTTCGTCTTCTGAGACTAGTTACAAAGGCAGGTCTTTCATCAG ATTTGAATCTGTTACATTTAAGAGAACGAAGGAGTCAGCTGACAAGCAAAATGATATGCAGCAACTCACGAGTGCAGTAGAGGCTATCATAGTGGAGGTGAAAGACAGAGAAAGGATTGGTGGAGGGTATCTCAAAACCAATGCGATCTGCTGCAATAAGACTCTTGCCAGTGAGAGGCACTGCAAGATAGGTGAGGTAATAATACAAAGAAACCCGGATAACCCTGATTGGCCTAAAAGAATTAAGATTTTCTTTGAAGGGAACGATGAGGAGGCTAAGATGGATCTCCAGTCTGTTGAGATTAGCAGCACGGGAATGTATTATTTGTACTTTATGTATTGTGATCCAACACTAACTGGGACGACAATAAGCGGAAGAACTGTGTGGAAGAATCCGGATGGTTATTTGCCTGGAAAAATGACTCCTTTGATGACATTTTACGGTTTCATGTCTTTAGCATACCTTGTGCTTGGGCTGGGATGGCTTCTGCGGTTTGTTCAATTTTGGAAAGATGTTATACAGCTGCACTATCACATCACAACGCTGATTGCCCTTGGTATGCTTGAAATGGCATTCTGGTATTTTGACTATTCAAATCTGAATTCGACTGGTGTTCGACCAATGGGAGTAACTATGTGGGCAGTAACCTTTACTGCAGTTAAAAAGACACTCTCTCGTTTGCTTCTTTTGGTTGTTTCCATGGGTTATGGTGTAGTGAAACCAACTTTAGGAGCAATTACATCGAAGGTACTACTCTATGGATCTGTTTACTTTCTGGCATCTGAAGCACTTGAACTATATGAACATTTGGGCAACATTAATGATTTCTCCGGTAAAACAAAGTTGGTCCTAGTTTTACCTGTCGTCTTCTTGGACACATGCTCTATCTTGTGGATTTTCTCTGCTCTGTCGAATACCTTGGAGAAACTTCAG ATGCGGAGGAGTGTAGCTAAGTTAGAGCTTTATCGTAAATTTACGAATTCCCTTGCAATTTTCGTGGTGCTTTCGATTGCTTGGATTGGCTATGAG CTGTATTTTAATGCAACTGATCCACTGAGTGAGCTTTGGCGAATTGCTTGGATTATTCCTGCATTTTGGGCTATGCTTGCATACTCTCTTTTGGTGATAATATGTATTCTCTGGGCTCCTTCACGTAATCCTACTAG ATATGCTTATTTGGAAGATGGAGGGGACGACTTGGATGAGGAAGGTATCTCTCTGACAACTAGTGTGGTTAAGGCTGGTGGTGATATGACCAGCAAACTTGAAAGGAAAGATCGTAAAGGATCAAGTACAACGGATCTTGTGTTTCTCGGGATCCGGGATGATATTGAGGAGGACAAGCGAGAATAG
- the LOC141648991 gene encoding uncharacterized protein LOC141648991: MVDNLFNIYCKAKTAKGIWDALGTKYGTDDFGTNKYTVARWLKFQITDGKPIMDQIHEYENMVSEIIGEGMVLCEYMQANVLIEKLSSPSWDEYKKHLWHKKKDMKLQELIGHIKIEDATRSQDRARTNATNTVKANVVEYRNTGTNKIRSYNQYNKPQNADKSINTMTGNCWWCDKPGHPAFKCKAKKAYEERQQNQGNRINAHGGKFQKKDNNQRGGYKNYKSNKPQDNVVEGSSEGRDGNG, from the coding sequence ATGGTTGATAATCTTTTTAACATCTACTGCAAAGCTAAGACCGCTAAAGGAATTTGGGATGCTTTGGGAACTAAGTATGGTACTGATGATTTCGGTACTAATAAATACACAGTAGCAAGATGGTTAAAATTTCAGATTACTGATGGTAAACCTATAATGGATCAAATACATGAGTATGAAAATATGGTTTCTGAAATTATTGGTGAAGGGATGGTGTTGTGCGAGTATATGCAGGCTAATGTTCTTATTGAGAAATTGTCTTCTCCTAGTTGGGATGAGTATAAGAAACATCTGTGGCATAAGAAGAAAGATATGAAGTTGCAGGAGCTAATTGGTCATATCAAGATTGAGGATGCCACAAGGAGCCAGGACCGAGCCAGGACTAATGCTACTAACACTgttaaggctaatgttgttgaatACAGGAATACAGGTACAAACAAGATCAGGAGCTATAATCAATACAACAAACCACAAAATGCTGATAAATCAATAAACACAATGACAGGAAATTGCTGGTGGTGTGACAAGCCTGGTCATCCCGCTTTCAAGTGCAAGGCCAAGAAAGCTTATGaggaaagacaacaaaatcaagggAATCGCATTAATGCACATGGTGGGAAGTTCCAAAAGAAAGACAACAATCAACGTGGCGGCTACAAAAATTACAAATCTAACAAGCCACAAGACAATGTTGTCGAGGGTTCAAGTGAgggtagggatggcaatgggtag